A segment of the Opitutia bacterium genome:
AGCGTTGCACGACCCAGGCGACGATCGCGGCGTCGTCGTTTTCATGGCGCCAGACGAGGCTGAGGAACTCGGCCGGATGAATGTCGTGTTCTTTGAAGAATCGTCGGTCGCCGCCGCACGAATACATCAACGACGGCGGCAGTTCGCCGCGGAGCTTGGCCTTGGTCTTCGGGATGATGCGCGGCAGCCAGGAAATGCCCTCCACGGCGTCGGCCTTGGACGGGAGCGTGGAATCGTCGAGCACACGCGTGGAGGCGCGGCCTTGTTGGACGTTCAGGAAGTAGTCGCGGCGCACAAGCTCGATCGTGAGGGCGCGGTCGTAGCCGGGCTCGCCGCCGTTGTTGTGGTCCTCCGCGTAGTCGTAGAGGTGCTGGCTGTTGATGCCGTTGGCGGCGAGGAAGGCTTGCTCGTCAGCGGAGAAAAACGTGTCGGCGCCGCGCTGGCCGGCGGCGTATTTCTTCACGGCCTGCTCGTAGAGGGCGCGGAACTTGTCGGCGAAATCGTAGTGCTTCATCGCCGCGAAGAGGAACCGCGTTCAGGCGATTTGCAAACGTCCGCTGGCGACGCGGGCGCGAAACACGGTGCCGTTCGCCCCCGTCGAGACGAGTTCGAGATCGCCTTCCATCTGGCGGGCGAGGAGCCGGCTGATCGACAAGCCGAGGCCGGTGCCTTGCGTGCCGCTGGCGCCGGGCGTGAAGAGACGCGGCAGCAGTTCGGGCGCGATGCCGCCGCCTTGATCGGATACGGTCAGGAGCACGTGGCCGGCGGACTCGGTGAGTTCGACGACAACCGATTGCCCGGCGGACGAGGCGCGGACGGCGTTGTGCACGAGGTTGGTCGCGATCAGGCACAGCAGGCTGCCGCGGTGATTGTCGAGCGAGCGGCGCGTGCGGTTGACGACGTCGAGTTGGACGCCGCGTGGATTCGCGTGGGCCTCGCCGCGCTGGCGGATGAGCGTGGCGAGTTCGTCGGTGGAAATTTCGTAGGTCGCGCCCGTGCGCATGTCGCCGAGCAGCGCGACGACTTCCGTGATGAGCGCCTGCATGCGCTCGGTGTGGAAGGCGACGGACTGCAAATCGGGCTCCTGCGTCGGCGACACGGCCGAGCGCAGGCTGGCGACGGAACCCTGCAAGCCGTGGATGAGGTGCGAGGTGATCTGCCCGAGGGCGGAGGCCTTCGTGGCGAGCGTGAGCTCGAGGTTGGCGCGGGCGAGGCGCTCGTTGCGCTCGGCGACGAGGCGTTGCGCGCGCAGCAGGGCGAAGCACGCGCCGCCGAGGACCAACGCGGCAGCGACGACGCCGGCGGCGAGGATCGACCAGGTGTGGCCGTCGAGCCGATCCTCGATCGCGGCGAGTTCTCCGGCGAGGCCGCGCGCGTCGACGTAGTATTGGGCGAAGCCGGTCGGCTGCGTGCGTCCCGGTTCGACGAGGGGCAACAACACCTCGAGCACCGGCGCGGTCGTGCTGGGCTGGGCGCCGCGGAAATAGCGGTCGAGGGGGAATTCGGGATGGTAGCGGCTGATCGGTGCGTTGCCGAGCAGCGTGACGTAGTCGGTGGTGGCGAGTTCGGCGAAGAGCAGCGAGTCCGGCACGGCGCGCAGCAGGTCGCCCTGCTCGTTGAACACGGCGACGGCGAGCATCCCGTCCTGTTGTGCGGCGGGTAGGACGGCCTCGAGCAACTCGGGGGCGCGCAGCGCGCGTGGCGCGGCGCGTTTGCTGGCGGCGGCGATTTGTTGCCGCGTGACGGGCGAGAGGACGGCGGAGTCGCGGTTGATGACCGTGCGGCGGATCTCACGGTGCAGGCTGTCGCGGAAGTAGAGCAGCAGGGCGCCGAAGATCGCGAGCAGCAGCGCTCCGGCGCCGAGCGTGGCGGCGAGCAGCGTGGTGCGGGCGGGAAGGTCGCGCCGGAACATCACTCGGGGACGGCCTGCCAGTCTTTCAAGCCCGTGAGGTCGAGCCCGGCGACGGCGGCGTTGAACAGCAGCTCGCGTTGCGCGGACGTGAGGCCCGGTTGGAGCACCGCGGTGCGGTAATCCTGATAGAGCGCCTGCAACTGCTGTTGCTTGAAGGCGGTCGCGAAGTCCGCGAGGAGGGCGTCGACCGACTTCGTCGCGCCGGCTGGCGAACTTGCGGCGACGCGGGCGACTTCCTCGCGCAGGGCGCGGGCCTCGGCGGCGAGTGCGGCGATGCGGGTGCGGTTGTCGGCTTCGAATGCGGCGAGCGCGGCGCGCGCGGCTTCGGCAGATGGCTCGCGCTTCGCGCCGCCCTTGGCGGTTTCCGGTTGCGCTTGCTGGCGGGCGACTCGCTGGAGGTTGGCCTTGTTGCGCAGGTAAGTCTCGAGGCGGCGCTCGAGCTCAGGCGGCAGATGGGAACGCGGTGCGGCCGGGCGCTCGGAGGATACGGCGGCGAGTTCGCGGCGGATGGTTTCCGCTGCGGCTTCGAGCGCGGCGAAACGAGGCTCCTGTTTGGTGGCGAGTTCGCGGAGGGAGCGCTCGCGCTTCGAGTCGCTCTCGCGATCGAGGGTGAAGAGGGCGTCGCGCAGTTCGCGTTTGAGCGCGCGTTTCTCGGCGGTGAGCGCGTCGATGCGGGCGGCGAGCGCCGCCGGGACGTCGACGGGCAGGCGGACGCGCGAGCCGTGCGGCAGGAAGAAGATCGTCTCGTCGGGTGCGAAGTCGGAGGCGTTGCCAGCGTCGTTGTCGCCGAGCGCGGCGGCGAGTTCGATCACGATCTCGCGGAGCAGCTGGCGTTGCGGGCCGGAGAGCCCTTCCTGGTAAAACGTGGCGGCGCGCAGGACGGCGAGTTCGTCGGCGAGGAGTTCCTGCGCGGTGCGCTTGGTGCCGGGATCGCCGAGGCGCCAGTTGCGGTGCTGGTTCCAGTCGGCGTCGGCGACGAGGAAGCCGCCGCGGTAGAGGTCGCGGCGGAGGGCGTCGGCCATCGTGGCGAGTTCACCGAGGGCGGAGTCGGTCGTGGTGTCGGCGGTGACGCCGTTCGCGGTGAGCGACGCGCGCAAGTCGGTGAGCGCGGCGGTGCGTTTGCGGCGGTAGAGCTCGAGGCGTTCGCGTTGCCGGCGGTCGAGGCCGCCTTTGGCGAGGCGGGAGCTGAGCGGGGCGAAGAAGAGCTCGTTGGCTTCGCCGGCGAGCTCGGTCCAGATCGGATCCCGAACGGCGGGAGCGGACGGGAGCTCGGTTTCGAGCGCGGGGACGGTCGCGGGGAAATAGACCGGCATCAGCTCAGTCAGCGACGTCTGGTTGGCGAGCCCGGGGAAGTGCTGGGCGTCGCGGAGGAAGTTGGGATCGCGCGGCGCAGGGCGCGACTGGCCGGCTCCGCCGGATCCGCTCTGCGAGCCGGTGATGGTCGCCTCGGCTTGTCCGTGGGCGAGCGGCGATGCGCCCAGGAGTGCGAGGACGGCGAGCGCGGAGGACTTGAGAATGGCGGACACGACGGGAGGAAATTCAGAGCGGCGGCGCGCGCAAGTCGAGCGCGCAGAGGTCGCCCCGGGCGCCCGCCGCCTGTGATGTGCGCCGACCAGACCTAGCCGAACAGGACACACACAACGGCGTCACACCGACGAAGCGGCGGGCGTTATTCCCGGGGCTAAACTCAGAAGCGGAACTCGACGCCGCCGCCGAAGGCGAGCAGGTCGGCCGTGCGCAGATTGGACCAGTTGCAATGCGCGGTCAGCGCGAGCTTGTCCGTGCATGAGTAGCGCAGCGCCAGTTCGCCGCCGAGGCGGAGGTTGACTTTGTCACTGTGGCGCAGGACGCGGAGATTCCTGCCCGGAACCGTCGGGCCCGGCCAGATGAACGCTCCGGCGTCGGCGCGATCGAGGATCACTGGGAGATCGTAGTAGACGTAGTCGGCGACCTCGACGTCGGTGTCGTCGGCGATGAGGAGGGGCGTGAGGGAGACGGCGAGGCGTTTGTGGTCGAGCATGCGAATGGGCAGCGCGACGGTGTAGAGATCGGTGCGCTGGCGATATTCGTAGGGTCGGACGTAGGGCAGGCTGACTTCGTCGCCGGGAAAGATCGCGGCGCTAGGCGCGAAGCGATACGAAGTGAAATCGCCAAGCGGGGTGTAGCGCAGTTCGAGCCGCAGGCGGGGCGAGAGTTCGTAGCCGACGGCCAAGGTGGGAACGACCTCGGGCTCATCGGACCGGGCGACCCAGCCGCGATCGCCGATGTTGGGCGTGCCGGAGAATTTCAGCCACGAGACGCGCGGCTCGAGATAAAAGGCGGCGTGCGCGAGGCACGGCGCGAGCAGGAGGGAGAGCAGGAGGAGGCGTTGCTTGATTGGCATGACGCGGCGCTATTTGCGTGCGGCGTGCCAAGGTGTGCGAGGGACGCTTGAAGTCCGCACCGCGGAAGTAGTTGCGGAAAAACGCGGGCGAAGCGACCGCTGACGCGTGACGGACGATTGGCTGAAAGCAGCCAGCCGTAATGGCGCTGCGCGCGGAGTGTTGGCTGCATTCGGCCAAGGCGCGGCCACGCGCTGGCATCGTGTCGGCGGCGATCAGAACAGCCGCGGGCCTCCGCTACTCGGTGGCCGCGTCGGTGCCGCCTTCGAGGCGATAGCGGAGAAATTGGCGCGTGACGCCGAGGCGGCGCGCGGCGGCGGAGACGTTGCCGCCGGTCTCGCGGAGCGCGTCGTCGATGAGCGCGGTGGTGACGGCGTCGAGTGAGAAACCGGATTCAGGCAAGCGCCAGGAGGGGTTGCGCCAGTCGTGGAGCGATGCGTCGGTCGCGGAGGCGGAAGTGTTCGGCTCGGCGAAGTGCGCGAAGTCGAGCGGGGCGCCGGTTTGGCCGAAGATCACGGCGCGCTCGATCTCATGGGCGAGTTCGCGGACGTTGCCGGGCCAGCGCTGGGCCTGGAGGCGACGGGCGCCGTCGTCGGAAATCGTGAGCGGGCGCAGGCGGTGGCGTTTCGCGGTGGCGGCGAGGAGTTGGCGCGCGAGGGCGACGATGTCGGCGCCGCGGTCGCGCAGAGGCGGCAGCGTGACGTGCAGGAGATTGAGGCGCTGGTAGAGGTCGTCGCGGAAGGCGCCGGTCTCGGCGAGGGCGCGCAGCGGGCGGTTGCTGGCGGCGATGAGGCGCGCGTCGATGGCGGTTTCCTTGTTCGAGCCGAGGCGGCGGATGCGGCCGTCCTCGATCGCGACGAGCACTTTCGCCTGGATCGCGAGCGAGAGGGACGCGATTTCGTCGAGGAAGAGCGTGCCGCCGTCGGCGGCTTCGAAGAGGCCGGTGCGGGCGGTGCGGGCGTCGGTGAACGCGCCGCGCTCGTGGCCGAAGAGTTCGGACTCGGCGAGTTGCTCGGGTAATGCGGCGCAGTTGACGGCGATGAACGGCTCGGCGGCGCGCGGGCCGTGGCGGTGCAGCCAGCGGGCGAGGGCGGTTTTGCCGGTGCCGGTTTCGCCTTCGATGAGCACGGGCGGCAAGCGGCGCTCGAGGCGGCGTTCGGCGGCGAGGATGGTGTCGAGCTGGCGGCGGACGGCGTCGAGGCTGTGGCCGAAGAAGAGTTCCGCGCCGTCGGCGCCGGTGGAGTTCTGGTGCTCGGTGCGGCGCGCCGCGGTGCGTTGCTGGCGGCAGCGCAGGAAGGCGACGGGCAGCGCCTCGGGTTCGAACGGTTTCGTGAGGTAGTCGCCCGCGCCGAGCCGCATCGCCTCGACGGCCTGCGGGATGCCGCCGAATGCGGTCATGACGACGACGCCGGTGTTTTCCGAAAACGCGCCCTCGCGCAGCAGCATGAGCGCGTCGCCGTCGGGCAGGTGCAGATCGACGAGCGCGAAGTCAAAGCTCAGGTCGCGCAGGAGTCGGCGCGCTTCGGCGAGGTTGGTGGCTTCGGAGACTTCACCGCCGAGCGCACGCAGCGTCGCGACGAGCCGACGGCGGAGCGCGGGGTCGTCTTCGAGGAGCAGGATCTCGCGGCGGGCGAGGGGGAGAGCGTCGGTGGGCATCGCAGAAGAAGCAAACCGCAGTGAGGCGAGCCGACCGTTGGATGCAAGAGCGTCTCGCTACCGCTTATTTGGCCTCTCTGGATATCGCCGAATGCGTTGTCTGAGCTTCTAGCGAGACGTCATGCCAGAGGCGGTAGCCAGCCAACGCTAGCGCGAGCAGCGAGACGACAAATGCAGCGACGCTCATGCGGTAGGTTCGCCTCTGGAATTCCTCAGAAATTCTGATTTGAAGCAGGTGGCGAAGAACGTCGGCGCGCCGAGCGTTTCTCTTTACGTTTGAATCGTCGAGCGGCTTGCACTCAGCCGCTGCGAGCAACAGGCGCTCAAGTTCTTTTCGATCGGCCCCCAATACACTTCCTGTCGAGAAGACTGCGTTTAGGCGATCGTGTTCGATAATGGATCTGTCTGCGGACACAGGTGGACTGTTGAGAGTTACGGCACCGTGAAATCGAGCATGCGCTTCTGGCGGTCGACGCGGAGGATCGTGACTTCGATCGTGCGGCCGAGTTCGAATTTGCGCTTCGTCTTGCGGCCGATGAACGCGGTGCCGCTCGGGTTGAGTTGGTAGAAGTCGTCTTGCAGCGACGAGATCGGGACGAGGCCGAAGGCGCCGGCGGCGGCGAGTTCGACGAAGAAGCCGTGGTTGCGGACGTCGGTGATGACGGCCTTGAAGCGCGTTTTCTTTTTCTTCTCCACTTCGCGCTCGAAGAATTCGGCGAGCTTCACCTTCACGGAGTCGCGCTCGGCTTCGGTGCTGTTGATCTCGGTGAGCGAGAGGTGTTCGGCGAGCGCCTCGGCGCGGGCGATGTTGTAGCCGGCGCTATTCGGTCCGGCCGGGTAACCCTCGAACTTCACGAGGTAGTGCTCGAAGACGCGGTGGACGACGAGGTCGGAGTAGCGGCGGATCGGCGAGGTGAAGTGCGTGTAGTCCTGCTTCGCGAGGCCGAAGTGGCCGTCGGGCTTGGCGCGGTAGCAGGCTTTGCGCATCGAGCGGAGCACCTGGACGCGAAGCAGGTGACCTTGCGGGTGGTCTTTCAAGAGCGCGAGGAGCTTCACGAGTTCTTCGCGTTTGTTGAGATCGCCGACCTTGATGCCTTGCCCCAGGAGCTCGCGGCGGAGGTCGTCGAGGCGTTGCTCGTCGGGGTCGTCGTGGACGCGGTAGAGCGACGGGAGGTTCTGCTCGCGCGTGAGCCGGGCGACGGCCTCGTTGGCGAGGAGCATGAACTCCTCGATGAGTTGGTGGCTCTCGTCGTTCTCGATTTTTTCGATGCGGTCGGCGTAGCCCTGCTCGTCGACGAAGATTTTCGTCTCGGGCATGTCGAGGTCGAGCGAGCCGTGGCGGAAGCGGTCGGCGCGGAGTTTGCGCGCGATGGCCCAGAGCTGGCGGGTCCATTTCTGGAGATTGCGCAGTTCGTCGTCGCTGAGGGAACTGAGCAGGCGGCCGGTGGAGCCGGTCTGGTGCTTGGGCGGGACGGGCAGGCGGCGGAGTGCGTCGAGGCTGTCCTCGAACATGAGCGCGTAGGCCTGCTTGTAGGTCAGGCGCTTGAGGGAGCGGATGACGGTGTTGGCGAAATCGGTCTGCTTGAGGCGGCCGTTGGGCGCGAAGGTGAAGATGGCGGCCTTGGTGAGGCGGTCCTGCGCTTCGACGAGCGAGCAGAGGCCGTTGGAGAGTTTTTCGGGGAGCATCGGCACGACGGTGCCGACGAGGTAGGTGGAGTTGCCGCGTTGCTGGGCCTCGCGATCGAGCGCGGAGCCGGCGCGGACGTAGGTGCTGACGTCGGCGATGTGCACGCCGATGCGGAGGTCGCCGTTGGGGAGGTGTTCGAGCGAGAGCGCGTCGTCGAAGTCCTTGGCGTCGTCGGGGTCGATGGTGAACGTGGGAACGGAGCGGAAATCGATGCGGCCGCGCAGCTCCTGCAGGCGCACCTCGGGCGGGATGGCGGCGGCCTCGCGGACGACCTCGGGCGGAAACGCGGGCGAGAGGTTGTATTTGTGGAAGATGGCGGCGAGCTCGGCGCGCGGCTCGAAGGCGCGGCCGAGTTTTTCCACGATCTCGCCGGCGGGGCTGCGGTCGCGCTCCTTCCACTCGGCGATGCGGACGACGACCTTGTCGCCGACGGCGGGCATGGGGCGGAGCTTCGACTGGAGCGGGTCGCCGACGATGATGTCGTGCGGGATGCGCGGGTCGTCGGGCAGGACGTAGAAATAGGTGCGGCCGCGGTGGAGCGTGCCGGTGGTTGTGTCGTTGGCGCGCGAGAGGATTTCGATGACGCGACCGGCGCGCTCGTCGGGCTTGAGGAAGCGGAACTGGTCGCGCTCGCGGCCGGTGATGAGGCGCACGACCACGGTGTCGCCGTGGAGGGCGACGCCGGTGTTTTCGGCGGCGATCTGGATGGCGGGCTCCTTGTCGGGCGAGTTGACCTTGCCCTCGGGGATGACGATGGCGGAGCCGGTTTGGCGGAAGCTGATGCGACCGGTGATGAGATCGGCCTCCTGCGGGAGGCAGAGGCGGTCGCCTTTGACGAGGACGATGCGACCGGTGCGGATGAGATCGCGGACCACGCGAGCGAGTTCGCGGCGGTCCTTGGTGGGGAGGCGCAGCTCGCGGCTGAGGCGTTCGAGGGAGGTCGGGACGTAGTCGCGGCGACCGAGGTGGGAGAGAAGTGTTTCCCGGAAATTCATGGGGATGGAGGCGAGGTCCGGCGCGCAGAGAAGCGGCGCATCGCGGGCTCGCAAACGAGGAACAACGTGCGTGAGCCACGCGTGGATGCAACCGGGTAATTTTTCCGGGTGCCGACTTTACTCGCGGGCGCTTCGTGCTACGGGTGCGGAGTGGCCCACACGATTGTCTGGTTCCGTCAGGATCTGCGGTTGCAGGACAACCCGGCGCTGCTCGCGGCGGTGCAGCGCGGCGCGGTGCTGCCCGTCTACATTCTCGACGAGGCGGGCGAGGGGCGCTGGCCGATGGGGGGCGCGTCGCGATGGTGGCTGCATCACTCGCTGGCGGAACTTGGCGCGGCGTTGCGGGAGCGTGGGGCGCCGCTCGTGCTCGCGCGCGGCGAGAGTGGCGCGGTGTTGCGGGCGTTGGTGAAGCAGAGCGGGGCAGACGCCGTTTACTGGAATCGCCGCTACGAACCCGCGGCGATCGCGCGCGATGCGACGATCAAGGCAGAGCTGTGCGCCGCCGGCGTGGACGCGAAGAGCTTCGCGGCGTCGGTGCTGTTCGAGCCGCACACGGTGAAGAACAAGTCTGGCGGGCCGTTTCAGGTTTTCACGCCCTTCTGGAAACACTGCCTGACCCTCG
Coding sequences within it:
- a CDS encoding DUF5069 domain-containing protein, with the protein product MKHYDFADKFRALYEQAVKKYAAGQRGADTFFSADEQAFLAANGINSQHLYDYAEDHNNGGEPGYDRALTIELVRRDYFLNVQQGRASTRVLDDSTLPSKADAVEGISWLPRIIPKTKAKLRGELPPSLMYSCGGDRRFFKEHDIHPAEFLSLVWRHENDDAAIVAWVVQRSRSVR
- a CDS encoding sensor histidine kinase, producing MFRRDLPARTTLLAATLGAGALLLAIFGALLLYFRDSLHREIRRTVINRDSAVLSPVTRQQIAAASKRAAPRALRAPELLEAVLPAAQQDGMLAVAVFNEQGDLLRAVPDSLLFAELATTDYVTLLGNAPISRYHPEFPLDRYFRGAQPSTTAPVLEVLLPLVEPGRTQPTGFAQYYVDARGLAGELAAIEDRLDGHTWSILAAGVVAAALVLGGACFALLRAQRLVAERNERLARANLELTLATKASALGQITSHLIHGLQGSVASLRSAVSPTQEPDLQSVAFHTERMQALITEVVALLGDMRTGATYEISTDELATLIRQRGEAHANPRGVQLDVVNRTRRSLDNHRGSLLCLIATNLVHNAVRASSAGQSVVVELTESAGHVLLTVSDQGGGIAPELLPRLFTPGASGTQGTGLGLSISRLLARQMEGDLELVSTGANGTVFRARVASGRLQIA
- a CDS encoding sigma-54-dependent Fis family transcriptional regulator; the encoded protein is MPTDALPLARREILLLEDDPALRRRLVATLRALGGEVSEATNLAEARRLLRDLSFDFALVDLHLPDGDALMLLREGAFSENTGVVVMTAFGGIPQAVEAMRLGAGDYLTKPFEPEALPVAFLRCRQQRTAARRTEHQNSTGADGAELFFGHSLDAVRRQLDTILAAERRLERRLPPVLIEGETGTGKTALARWLHRHGPRAAEPFIAVNCAALPEQLAESELFGHERGAFTDARTARTGLFEAADGGTLFLDEIASLSLAIQAKVLVAIEDGRIRRLGSNKETAIDARLIAASNRPLRALAETGAFRDDLYQRLNLLHVTLPPLRDRGADIVALARQLLAATAKRHRLRPLTISDDGARRLQAQRWPGNVRELAHEIERAVIFGQTGAPLDFAHFAEPNTSASATDASLHDWRNPSWRLPESGFSLDAVTTALIDDALRETGGNVSAAARRLGVTRQFLRYRLEGGTDAATE
- a CDS encoding RNB domain-containing ribonuclease, which produces MNFRETLLSHLGRRDYVPTSLERLSRELRLPTKDRRELARVVRDLIRTGRIVLVKGDRLCLPQEADLITGRISFRQTGSAIVIPEGKVNSPDKEPAIQIAAENTGVALHGDTVVVRLITGRERDQFRFLKPDERAGRVIEILSRANDTTTGTLHRGRTYFYVLPDDPRIPHDIIVGDPLQSKLRPMPAVGDKVVVRIAEWKERDRSPAGEIVEKLGRAFEPRAELAAIFHKYNLSPAFPPEVVREAAAIPPEVRLQELRGRIDFRSVPTFTIDPDDAKDFDDALSLEHLPNGDLRIGVHIADVSTYVRAGSALDREAQQRGNSTYLVGTVVPMLPEKLSNGLCSLVEAQDRLTKAAIFTFAPNGRLKQTDFANTVIRSLKRLTYKQAYALMFEDSLDALRRLPVPPKHQTGSTGRLLSSLSDDELRNLQKWTRQLWAIARKLRADRFRHGSLDLDMPETKIFVDEQGYADRIEKIENDESHQLIEEFMLLANEAVARLTREQNLPSLYRVHDDPDEQRLDDLRRELLGQGIKVGDLNKREELVKLLALLKDHPQGHLLRVQVLRSMRKACYRAKPDGHFGLAKQDYTHFTSPIRRYSDLVVHRVFEHYLVKFEGYPAGPNSAGYNIARAEALAEHLSLTEINSTEAERDSVKVKLAEFFEREVEKKKKTRFKAVITDVRNHGFFVELAAAGAFGLVPISSLQDDFYQLNPSGTAFIGRKTKRKFELGRTIEVTILRVDRQKRMLDFTVP